The DNA sequence CCGTGCTCGGTGCTGACGGATCAACGACAGAACTCGCACAACAGGCCAAAGATGATCTGGCCGACGCGGTATGGGACCTGGTCGGGGCGCGGTTAACCGGCTCGTGACCGTCGGGCCGGTCCGAGGGCCTAGGCTCGGTCTTCGGGGCGGTGGGTCCTACACTGCCGCGAGAACTTTCGATCGCGAAAGAGTTTCCAGACGTGAGGAGCACCGTGGCACGACGCCTCTTTACTTCCGAGTCAGTCACGGAAGGTCACCCCGACAAGATCGCCGACCAGATCAGCGACGGCATCCTCGACGCACTCCTGTCGCAGGACCCGCGTAGCCGGGTCGCGGTCGAGACCCTGATCACGACCGGCCAGGTGCACGTCGCGGGCGAGGTGACCACCCAGGCGTACGCCGACATCCCGACGATCGTCCGCGAGACGATCCTCGGCATCGGCTACGACTCGTCGAAGAAGGGCTTCGACGGCGCGTCGTGCGGCGTCAGCGTCTCCATCGGCTCCCAGTCGCCGGACATCGCGCAGGGCGTCGACACCGCCATCGAGCTGCGGGCCGGCGAGGGCGGCAGCGACCTGCTCGACCAGCAGGGCGCCGGCGACCAGGGCATGATGTTCGGCTTCGCCTGCTCGGAGACCCCCGAGCTGATGCCGCTGCCGATCGCGCTCGCCCACCGGCTGGCCCGCCGGCTCTCCGCGGCCCGCAAGGACGGCACCATCCCCTACCTGCGGCCCGACGGCAAGACCCAGGTCACGATCGAATACGACGGGCTGCGTCCGGTACGGCTCGACACCGTCGTCGTCTCCAGCCAGCACGCCGCCGACATCTCGCTCGAGTCGCTGCTGACCCCGGACGTGCGCGAGCACGTCATCGCGCCCGAGCTGGAGAGCCTCGGCCTGGACACCGAGGGCTACCGGCTGCTGGTCAACCCGACCGGCCGGTTCGAGATCGGCGGCCCGATGGGCGACGCCGGCCTCACCGGGCGCAAGATCATTGTCGACACCTACGGCGGCTACGCCCGGCACGGCGGCGGCGCCTTCTCCGGCAAGGACCCGTCGAAGGTCGACCGCTCCGCCGCGTACGCGACCCGCTGGGTCGCCAAGAACGTCGTCGCCGCCGGGCTCGCCGAGCGCTGCGAGGTCCAGGTCGCGTACGCGATCGGCAAGGCCCACCCGGTCAGCCTCTTCGTCGAGACGTTCGGCACCGAGACCGTCCCGGTCGACCGGATCGAGAAGGCGATCAAGGAGGTCTTCGACCTGCGGCCCGCCGCGATCATCCGGGACCTCAACCTGCTGCGTCCGATCTACCAGCAGACCGCCGCCTACGGCCACTTCGGCCGTGAGCTGCCGGACCTGACCTGGGAGAGCACCGAGCGGGCCGGCGACCTGAAGTCCGCCGTCGGCGCCTGAGCCGGCCGCGCCACGCCGCGGTTCCCGGCGGTCGGCAGCCGACCGCCGGGCCCAGGCAGGATGGCGCGGTGACCACGACACGTAGCCGGAGCGACCGGCAGCCCGCCCAGCGGCTGCCGGTCGCCCGCGTCTGTGTCGACGTGCCGCTGGCCCACCTCGACCGACCGTTCGACTACCTCGTACCCGCCGAGGTCGAGGAGACCGCGCTGCCCGGCACCAGGGTCCGGGTCCGGTTCGCCGGGCAACTAGTCGACGGCTGGCTGCTGGACCGGGTCGACTCCTCCGGACACGACGGCAAACTGGCGTTCCTCGAACGGCTGGTGTCACCCGAACGGGTACTCACCGCCGAGGTGGCCCGGCTCGCCCGGGCGGTCGCCGACCGCTACGCGGGCAACCTCGCCGACGTCCTCCGGCTCGCCGTCCCGCCCCGCCACGCCCGTACCGAACAGGCTTCCACCCCCACCCCCGCCGTGCCCTCTCGCGATCTTGCGGTTGTCGGCTCCCGAACCGGGGCGGAAGAGGGAGACGATCGCAAGATCGCGGAGCCCGTCGCGGGGAAGGGGGACGGCGGCTGGGGGGACTATCCGACCGGACCCGGGTTCCTGCGGGCGCTCGCCGACGGGCGCTCACCCCGCGCCGTCTGGTCGGCGCTGCCAGGCGCCGACTGGGCCGCCGCGTACGCGCACGCGATCGCCGCCACCGTCGCCGGCGGGCGGGGCGCCGTCGCCGTCGTCGCCGACGCCCGCGACCTCGACCGGCTCGACACCGCGCTGTCCACCCTCCTCGGCCCCGGCCGGCACGTCGCGCTGTCCGCCGCCCTCGGCCCCGCCCGGCGCTACCGCGCCTTTCTCGCCGCCAGCCGCGGGCAGGTGTCCGTCGTGGTCGGCACCCGGGCCGCCATGTTCGCCCCCGTCGACCGGCTCGGCCTGGTCGCGATCTGGGACGACGGCGACGACCTGCACGCCGAGCCCCGGGCGCCGTACCCGCACGCCCGCGAGGTGCTGCTGACCCGGGCCCAGCTCGCCGACGCGGCCGCGCTCGTCGGTGGGTACGCGCGTACCGGCGAGGCGCAGCAGCTCGCCGAGACCGGCTGGGCCCGGCAGATCGTCGCGGACCGGGCCGCGCTGCGGGCGCGTACCCCGCAGGTGCGGCCGACCGGCGACGACCCGCAACTCGCCCGCGATCCGGCCGCCGCGACCGCCCGGCTGCCCAGCCTCGCCTGGGACGCCGCCCGGGCCGCGTTGAAAGCCGACGCCCCGGTGCTGGTGCAGGTGCCCCGGCGCGGATACCTGCCGGCGGTCGCCTGCGTCGACTGCCGGACCCCGGCCCGGTGCGCGCACTGCGCCGGCCCGCTCGCGCTGCGCTCGGCGAACGTCCCGCCCGCCTGCCGCTGGTGCGGCCGGGTCACCGCCGCATACGCCTGCCCGAACTGTGGCGGCCGGCGGCTGCGGGCGGCCGTCGTCGGTGCCCGCCGCACCGCCGAGGAACTCGGCCGGGCGTTCCCGGACACCCCGGTACGCACCTCCGGGCGCGACGAGGTGCTGGCCGCCGTACCCGGCGGTGCCGCGCTCGTGGTGGCCACCCCCGGCGCCGAACCCGTCGCCGACGGCGGCTACGGCGCGGTGCTGCTGCTCGACACGTGGGCGCTGCTGACCCGCTCCGACCTGCGGGCCGGCGAGGAGGCGCTGCGCCGGTGGATGGCGGCGGCGGCCCTGGCCCGCCCGGCGGCGGCCGGCGGCCGCGTCGTGGTCGTCGCCGACGGCGGTCTCGCCCCGGTCCAGGCACTGCTGCGCTGGGACTCCGGCTGGTTCGCCGGCCGGGAGCTCGCCGACCGCCGGGAGCTCGGCTTCCCACCGGCGGTCCGGATGGCCAGCGTCACCGGCGTGCCGGAGGCGGTCGCCGACCTGCTGGCCGGGGCCCGGCTGCCGGACGCGGCGGTCGTGCTGGGGCCGGTCCCGGCCGGTGACGGCCAGGAACGGATGCTGGTCCGGGTCGCCCGCTCCGGGGCGGCCGCCCTGGCCCGTGCCCTGCACGAGGCGGCCGGGCTCCGGTCGGCCCGCAAGGCCGCCCAGCCGGTACGGATCCAGGTGGATCCGCACGACCTCTTCTGATCGGCGTGGTTGGCCGCCGTCGCGGCGGGTAGACCGCTACGTCGCAGACGAGGGAGGACGTGATGTCGGGTAAACGGCCAGGCAGTCACGGGTACGACATCAAGCGTGCCCGCCTGCGTAACAAGATCGAGAACACCGGGGTGGCCCCGGACGGCCGGGCCGACGAGCTGGCCAACCGGGTCCTGCGCGAGGACGAGCGGCGCACCGGTGTGCTGCGCGGCACGCGCGGCCTCGGCCCCAAGGGCGAACGGGGACCGGGCGAGCCCAAGTGACCGACCGCGGTCGGGACCCGGCATGCCGGCGGCCCCCGTCGACGGCATGCCGGGCATCCCGCGGTGACCCGGAGGGAAGCCATGAGTGGGGACGCAATCTCCCGGAGGGAGGCCATGAGTGGGGACGCGGCCTCCCGGAGGGAGGCCAGGAGTGGGCATCGGCAACGGGCCCGGGCACTGCTGGACCGGCACGGCCGTCTCTACGCCGAGGAGGCCGGCATCCGGCTCGCCGACGCGCCCGGCCCGCTGTACCAGCTGTTGGTGCTCGCCACACTGCTGAGCACCCGGATCCGGGCGGGCGTGGCGACGGCCGCCGCCCGCGAACTGTTCGCCGCCCGCCTGCGTACGCCGAAGGACCTGGCGGCCGCCGACCGTTCGGCCGTGATCGCCGCGCTCGGCCGGGGCCACTACCGGCGGTACGACGAACGGACGGCGACGATGCTCGCCGACGGGGCGCGGCTGTGCCTGGACCGGTGGCGCGGTGACCTGCGGCGGCTGCACGCCGAGGCGGCCGGGGACCTGTCCCGGGCCCGCAAGCTGCTGATCGAGTTCCCGGGCATCGGGCCGACCGGGGCCGACATCTACCTGCGGGAGGCGCAGGTGGTGTGGGACGACGTCCGGCCGTACGCCGACCGCCGGGTCGCCGCCGGAGCGGACCGGGTGGGGCTGCCGTCGGCGCCGGAGGCGCTGGCCGGGCTGGTGCCGGGCGGCGAGTTCGCCCGGTTGACGGCGGCGCTGGTCCGGGTGGCGCTGGATCCGGATTCGGCCCGCGAGGTGGTGGCCGCGCGTTAGCCGGTGGTCGCCGTCGGACGGGGCGCGGACCGGCTTCCGGCCGACGGTGTTCCGCTGTCCCGGCCCACAGCGAGTTCGCTGTACGTACGCCGAATTCGCTGTCTAACGTGACGGCGGGACCGTCCGGCCGTCACGTTCACTTCTTGTCGCCGGCCGCCGGCTTCGTCACCGACCAGACGATGAGCGCGGCCAGGCCGGCCAGCACGAAGATGGCCCCGGACGGCCGGCCCTCCTCGCTGCCACCGATGCCGAAGACGAGAACGGCGATTCCCGCGCCGAAGGACGCGATCGTCCGGAACCGACGGTTATCCACGACTGGAAACCTAGAGTGATCGTTCGGGTGCTCTGTGTGGTTTGGGTGTCGGGTGCCGATACCGCCGGGCGGTGCCGCCGCTTCGTCTCGCGAGGCCTGCGTTTCGGCCCGCGCCGCCCCGCCCGATCTGTCCGACCCGCCCGCCCGCCGGTCAGCTCACCCCTGCCGATCAAGGAGTAATCGTGGCTCTTTGGTCCGAAATGCCGCGCAACAAGTCCTTGATCAACGTGTCCGGCCGCACACCCCGTGCCCGGCCGCACCATCCCGGCCGCCGGCCGCACCACCCCGCGGCTGGCGGCCGGGGCGGTTTGCGGGGGGAGGGGATGGGAACGCTGGTCGATGAGCGGTGCGGAATCGCGAGTCGTGCCGCGGAAGGAGGCCCACCTCATGGCAGCCCAGCAGAACCCGCTGACCGGGCGATGGGTGGCGTTTTTGGCCACCGATGGGGTCGAGGAGGTCGAGTACACCGAGCCACGCAAGGCCGCCGAGCAGGCCGGCGCACAGGTCGAACTGGTGTCGATCCGGCCGGGCCGGATCCAGGCGATGGAGAAGGACATCGAAAAGGCCGGCACCCACGAGGTCGGCCGTACCGTTGACGAGGCCAGTGCCGACGACTACGACGCGCTGGTGCTGCCCGGCGGTGCCGTCAACCCGGACCGCCTGCGGGTGAACGCGGACGCGATGCGTTTCGTCCGGTCGTTCTTCGAGCAGCACAAGCCGGTCGCCGCGATCTGCCACGGCCCGTGGAGCCTGGTCGAGGCCGACGTGGTCGGGGCCGGACGGTGACGTCCTACCCGAGTCTGCGGACCGA is a window from the Polymorphospora rubra genome containing:
- a CDS encoding primosomal protein N', which gives rise to MPVARVCVDVPLAHLDRPFDYLVPAEVEETALPGTRVRVRFAGQLVDGWLLDRVDSSGHDGKLAFLERLVSPERVLTAEVARLARAVADRYAGNLADVLRLAVPPRHARTEQASTPTPAVPSRDLAVVGSRTGAEEGDDRKIAEPVAGKGDGGWGDYPTGPGFLRALADGRSPRAVWSALPGADWAAAYAHAIAATVAGGRGAVAVVADARDLDRLDTALSTLLGPGRHVALSAALGPARRYRAFLAASRGQVSVVVGTRAAMFAPVDRLGLVAIWDDGDDLHAEPRAPYPHAREVLLTRAQLADAAALVGGYARTGEAQQLAETGWARQIVADRAALRARTPQVRPTGDDPQLARDPAAATARLPSLAWDAARAALKADAPVLVQVPRRGYLPAVACVDCRTPARCAHCAGPLALRSANVPPACRWCGRVTAAYACPNCGGRRLRAAVVGARRTAEELGRAFPDTPVRTSGRDEVLAAVPGGAALVVATPGAEPVADGGYGAVLLLDTWALLTRSDLRAGEEALRRWMAAAALARPAAAGGRVVVVADGGLAPVQALLRWDSGWFAGRELADRRELGFPPAVRMASVTGVPEAVADLLAGARLPDAAVVLGPVPAGDGQERMLVRVARSGAAALARALHEAAGLRSARKAAQPVRIQVDPHDLF
- the metK gene encoding methionine adenosyltransferase, with protein sequence MARRLFTSESVTEGHPDKIADQISDGILDALLSQDPRSRVAVETLITTGQVHVAGEVTTQAYADIPTIVRETILGIGYDSSKKGFDGASCGVSVSIGSQSPDIAQGVDTAIELRAGEGGSDLLDQQGAGDQGMMFGFACSETPELMPLPIALAHRLARRLSAARKDGTIPYLRPDGKTQVTIEYDGLRPVRLDTVVVSSQHAADISLESLLTPDVREHVIAPELESLGLDTEGYRLLVNPTGRFEIGGPMGDAGLTGRKIIVDTYGGYARHGGGAFSGKDPSKVDRSAAYATRWVAKNVVAAGLAERCEVQVAYAIGKAHPVSLFVETFGTETVPVDRIEKAIKEVFDLRPAAIIRDLNLLRPIYQQTAAYGHFGRELPDLTWESTERAGDLKSAVGA
- a CDS encoding phosphatidylethanolamine-binding protein; the protein is MSGKRPGSHGYDIKRARLRNKIENTGVAPDGRADELANRVLREDERRTGVLRGTRGLGPKGERGPGEPK